A single Comamonas sp. NLF-1-9 DNA region contains:
- the dmpH gene encoding 2-oxo-3-hexenedioate decarboxylase codes for MALSSKTLDQLAKHLHACQREARDTPKITDEHPEMDWDDAYAIQDRILAAKLKGGARVAGYKAGLTSHAKMRQMGVTDPVFGFLVDEFTVPDGGEVKVSELIHPKVEPEICFVTRTELTGPGCSIASVLAASDVVLPGIEVIDSRYRDFKFDLKSVVADNTSAARFVVGGQAVDARSVDLRTTGLVLEKNGVPVALGAGAAVLGHPAAAVAMLVNHLGRRGKSLPAGSLILSGGATEAVAVQAGDHVTLRMQGMGSVSLRFV; via the coding sequence ATGGCTCTTTCTTCCAAAACCCTGGACCAGCTTGCCAAGCACCTGCACGCCTGCCAGCGCGAGGCGCGCGACACGCCCAAGATCACCGACGAGCACCCCGAGATGGACTGGGACGACGCCTACGCCATCCAGGACCGCATCCTCGCGGCCAAGCTCAAGGGCGGCGCGCGCGTCGCCGGCTACAAGGCGGGCCTGACTTCGCACGCCAAGATGCGCCAGATGGGCGTGACCGACCCGGTGTTCGGCTTCCTGGTCGACGAGTTCACCGTGCCCGACGGCGGCGAGGTCAAGGTGAGCGAACTGATCCACCCCAAGGTAGAGCCCGAGATCTGCTTCGTCACCCGCACCGAACTCACCGGCCCGGGCTGCAGCATCGCCAGCGTGCTGGCCGCCAGCGACGTGGTGCTGCCCGGCATCGAGGTCATCGACAGCCGCTACCGCGACTTCAAGTTCGACCTCAAGAGCGTGGTGGCCGACAACACCTCGGCCGCGCGCTTCGTCGTCGGCGGGCAGGCAGTGGACGCGCGCAGCGTGGACTTGCGCACCACCGGCCTCGTGCTGGAAAAGAACGGCGTGCCCGTGGCCCTGGGCGCGGGCGCCGCCGTGCTCGGCCACCCGGCCGCCGCCGTGGCCATGCTGGTCAACCACCTGGGGCGCCGCGGCAAGAGCCTGCCCGCAGGCTCGCTCATCCTCTCGGGCGGCGCGACCGAAGCCGTCGCGGTGCAGGCGGGCGACCACGTCACGCTCAGGATGCAGGGCATGGGCAGCGTGTCCCTGCGCTTTGTCTGA
- a CDS encoding ABC transporter substrate-binding protein, giving the protein MTQTSRRRALGTLGGIAAAGLLPAPWVHAAQTFKIGYVAPQTGPLSVFAEPDPFTLEAIRKLVAGGIQSGGKNYAVEIIYKDSQSSAARAADVTGDLIMKDKVDIVVSGCTPETTNPVADQCELNGVPCVTNDTPWQPHFFGRGGDPKKGFEWTNHFFWGLEDIIGVFTGIWDKLPTNRTVGALWPNDPDGNAWGDAKMGFPAVAGAKKLKFVDPGRYQSPNDNFTSYITEFKKAGVEIVTGVVPPPDFGNFWAQCAQQGFKPKIVTVAKATEFPAAVQAFGPRSDGLSVEVWWSPQHPFKSSLTGQSAAELAAAYTRATGKPWNMTLGFKHSLFEVALAALKKSGGKGPESIRDALRATDLATIVGHVNFTKGPVPSVSKTPLAGGQWHKKGEGFDLVIVENSQARMVPVGGELKPI; this is encoded by the coding sequence ATGACCCAGACCTCACGCCGCCGCGCGCTCGGCACCCTGGGCGGCATCGCTGCCGCCGGCCTGCTGCCCGCACCCTGGGTGCATGCGGCCCAGACCTTCAAGATCGGCTACGTGGCGCCGCAAACCGGGCCGCTGTCGGTGTTTGCCGAACCCGATCCATTCACGCTGGAGGCGATACGCAAGCTGGTAGCGGGCGGCATCCAGAGCGGCGGCAAGAACTACGCGGTGGAGATCATCTACAAGGACTCGCAGTCCAGCGCGGCGCGCGCGGCCGACGTCACCGGCGACCTGATCATGAAGGACAAGGTGGACATCGTCGTCTCCGGCTGCACGCCCGAGACCACCAACCCGGTGGCTGACCAGTGCGAGCTCAACGGCGTGCCCTGCGTGACCAACGACACGCCCTGGCAGCCGCACTTTTTCGGCCGCGGCGGCGACCCCAAGAAGGGCTTCGAGTGGACCAACCACTTCTTCTGGGGGCTGGAGGACATCATCGGCGTGTTCACCGGCATCTGGGACAAGCTGCCGACCAACCGCACCGTGGGCGCGCTCTGGCCCAACGACCCCGACGGCAACGCCTGGGGCGACGCCAAGATGGGCTTTCCCGCCGTCGCGGGCGCCAAGAAGCTCAAGTTCGTCGACCCCGGCCGCTACCAGAGCCCGAACGACAACTTCACCAGCTACATCACCGAATTCAAGAAGGCCGGCGTGGAGATCGTCACCGGCGTGGTGCCGCCGCCGGACTTCGGCAACTTCTGGGCGCAGTGCGCGCAGCAAGGCTTCAAGCCCAAGATCGTCACCGTGGCCAAGGCAACGGAATTCCCGGCCGCGGTGCAGGCCTTCGGGCCGCGCAGCGACGGGCTGTCGGTCGAGGTCTGGTGGTCGCCCCAGCACCCGTTCAAGAGCTCGCTCACCGGCCAGAGCGCGGCCGAGCTGGCCGCCGCCTACACCAGGGCCACGGGCAAGCCCTGGAACATGACGCTGGGCTTCAAGCATTCGCTGTTCGAGGTGGCGCTGGCGGCGCTCAAGAAGAGCGGCGGCAAGGGGCCTGAGTCGATTCGCGACGCGCTGCGCGCGACCGATCTCGCCACCATCGTCGGCCACGTCAACTTCACCAAGGGGCCGGTGCCTTCGGTCAGCAAGACGCCGCTTGCGGGCGGCCAGTGGCACAAGAAGGGCGAGGGCTTTGATCTCGTGATCGTGGAAAACAGCCAGGCCCGCATGGTGCCGGTGGGCGGTGAGCTCAAGCCGATCTGA
- the dmpG gene encoding 4-hydroxy-2-oxovalerate aldolase yields the protein MSIQGKKVTLHEMALRDGMHPKQHQISIEQMKSIATALDAAGMPLIEVTHGDGLGGDSVNYGFAAHTDEQYLSAVIPLMKQAKVSALLLPGIGTVDHLKMAHELGVHTIRVATHCTEADVSEQHITMARKLGMDTVGFLMMSHMNDAAGLVRQARLMEGYGANCIYVTDSAGHMLPDDVRAKLGAVREALKPETELGFHAHHNLAMGVANSITAIEMGANRVDAASAGLGAGAGNTPMEVLVAVLDLMGVHTGVDVFKIQDVAEDLIVPMMDFPIRIDRDALTLGYAGVYGSFLLFAKRAEKKYGVPAREILVEMGRRGCVGGQEDMIEDTALTLARQRGLKVA from the coding sequence ATGAGCATCCAAGGCAAGAAAGTCACGCTGCACGAAATGGCGCTGCGCGACGGCATGCACCCCAAGCAGCACCAGATCAGCATCGAGCAGATGAAGAGCATCGCCACCGCGCTGGACGCGGCCGGCATGCCGCTGATCGAGGTCACCCACGGCGACGGCCTGGGCGGCGATTCGGTCAACTACGGCTTTGCCGCGCACACCGACGAGCAATACCTGAGCGCCGTCATCCCCTTGATGAAACAGGCCAAGGTCTCGGCGCTGCTGCTGCCCGGCATAGGCACCGTCGACCACCTGAAGATGGCGCACGAGCTCGGCGTGCACACCATCCGCGTGGCCACGCACTGCACCGAGGCGGATGTGTCCGAGCAACACATCACCATGGCGCGCAAGCTCGGCATGGACACCGTGGGCTTTCTGATGATGAGCCACATGAACGATGCAGCCGGGCTGGTCAGGCAGGCTAGGTTGATGGAGGGCTACGGCGCCAACTGCATCTACGTCACCGACTCGGCCGGCCACATGCTGCCCGATGACGTGCGCGCCAAGCTCGGTGCGGTGCGCGAGGCGCTCAAGCCCGAAACCGAGCTGGGTTTTCACGCCCACCACAACCTGGCCATGGGCGTGGCCAATTCGATCACCGCGATCGAGATGGGCGCCAACCGCGTGGACGCCGCGTCGGCGGGACTGGGCGCGGGCGCGGGCAATACGCCTATGGAGGTGCTGGTTGCGGTGCTCGACCTGATGGGCGTGCACACCGGCGTCGACGTGTTCAAGATCCAGGACGTGGCCGAAGACCTGATCGTGCCGATGATGGACTTCCCCATCCGCATCGACCGCGACGCGCTCACGCTGGGCTATGCGGGCGTCTATGGCTCCTTCCTCTTGTTCGCCAAGCGCGCCGAAAAGAAGTACGGCGTGCCCGCGCGCGAAATCCTCGTCGAGATGGGCCGCCGCGGCTGCGTCGGCGGGCAGGAAGACATGATCGAAGACACCGCTCTCACGCTCGCGCGCCAGCGCGGGCTGAAGGTGGCCTGA
- a CDS encoding methyl-accepting chemotaxis protein yields the protein MQRAAAFLAAALALALAALASPLAPWPALQPWALLALLLLCLTALLRPRSLRGLAPDAAARADRHALAVIAENAGMMSSFTRVVATSREQQSLLAGLHDEVDALSASVQTVVQSAEVTHEEVGSMHGLAEQGDTLLHHAASGIEALAQSAQGLEARFREVMRHTQEIKGMLAVIQNVTMQTNLLSLNAAVEAARAGEQGKGFAVVADEVRKLAVRTGEATQQIQQTIAGITSSAAAADAHLKTVLEGVHESVQRTRETGAALADIRARSDRTLQAARHMAEAAQTQDAVSERLVDGARRLASAAGQSLEWVGKSNAQLRVVQGLIGELKQDTSALLASQREVDVLTDCIEEMRACNILVMNSASGAELAPVLQRIAQLDQRLDAAWQRWQQRAGRRAQAADAARGFADALAHYRRVRGQALALAQAGRFDEVRSFIPGAVRQAYDAAKQALPAAALVRAS from the coding sequence GTGCAGCGGGCAGCGGCTTTCCTTGCAGCGGCGCTGGCGCTGGCACTGGCCGCGCTGGCCTCGCCGCTCGCGCCCTGGCCGGCGCTGCAGCCCTGGGCGCTGCTGGCGCTGTTGCTGCTGTGCCTGACGGCCTTGCTGCGCCCGCGCTCCCTGCGCGGCCTGGCCCCGGACGCGGCCGCGCGCGCCGACCGCCACGCGCTGGCGGTGATAGCGGAGAACGCCGGCATGATGTCCTCCTTCACCCGCGTCGTGGCTACCTCGCGCGAGCAGCAGAGCCTGCTCGCCGGCCTGCACGACGAGGTCGATGCGCTGTCGGCCAGCGTGCAGACCGTGGTGCAGTCCGCCGAGGTGACGCACGAAGAGGTCGGCAGCATGCACGGCCTGGCCGAGCAGGGCGACACCCTGCTGCACCATGCGGCCAGCGGCATCGAGGCGCTGGCGCAATCGGCCCAGGGGCTGGAGGCGCGCTTTCGCGAGGTGATGCGCCACACGCAGGAGATCAAGGGGATGCTGGCGGTCATTCAGAACGTCACCATGCAGACCAACCTGCTCTCGCTCAACGCCGCGGTGGAGGCGGCGCGCGCGGGCGAGCAGGGCAAGGGCTTTGCAGTGGTGGCCGACGAGGTGCGCAAGCTCGCGGTGCGCACCGGCGAGGCGACGCAGCAGATCCAGCAGACGATTGCCGGCATTACCAGCAGCGCGGCCGCGGCCGACGCTCACCTCAAGACCGTGCTCGAGGGCGTGCATGAGAGCGTGCAGCGCACGCGCGAGACCGGCGCCGCGCTGGCCGACATTCGCGCGCGCTCGGACCGCACCCTGCAGGCCGCGCGCCACATGGCCGAGGCGGCGCAGACCCAGGACGCGGTGAGCGAGCGCCTGGTCGATGGCGCACGCCGGCTGGCCTCGGCCGCCGGCCAGTCGCTCGAATGGGTGGGCAAGAGCAACGCCCAGCTGCGCGTGGTGCAAGGCCTGATCGGCGAACTCAAGCAGGACACCAGCGCGCTGCTCGCCAGCCAGCGCGAGGTGGACGTGCTCACCGACTGCATAGAGGAGATGCGCGCCTGCAACATCTTGGTGATGAACTCGGCTTCGGGCGCAGAACTGGCGCCGGTGCTGCAGCGCATTGCCCAGCTCGACCAGCGCCTGGACGCTGCCTGGCAGCGCTGGCAGCAGCGCGCCGGGCGCCGGGCCCAGGCCGCCGATGCGGCGCGCGGCTTTGCCGACGCGCTGGCGCACTACCGCCGGGTGCGCGGCCAGGCGCTGGCGCTGGCCCAGGCCGGGCGTTTTGACGAGGTGCGCAGCTTCATCCCCGGCGCGGTGCGCCAGGCCTACGACGCGGCCAAGCAGGCGCTGCCGGCCGCCGCGCTGGTTCGCGCTTCCTGA